From Nymphalis io chromosome 12, ilAglIoxx1.1, whole genome shotgun sequence, a single genomic window includes:
- the LOC126772292 gene encoding zinc finger C4H2 domain-containing protein isoform X2 has translation MTAENEREIYHKLEAMKEIRNKTITLERLKRSILNEVRSGDQEGRCLAQYKREMELLQQEKMSHVEELRQIHADINAMETVIKQTEESMSRKLSNASRLHEDYRPLKTEVDLLRRQCLGLDRLPDLHEEEGSPITPDRFPAPAARAGGAGGAGGAGALAAAAFLAPAPRKPPPPPPAFRQQPPPMKSCLSCHQQIHRNAPICPLCKAKSRSRNPKKPKKK, from the exons ATGACCGCAGAGAACGAAAGGGAAATATATCACAAATTAGAAGCAATGAAAGAGATCAG aaacaaaacaattactttAGAGCGTTTGAAGCGCAGCATTTTAAATGAAGTTCGTAGTGGTGACCAGGAAGGGCGCTGCCTCGCTCAATACAAAAGAGAAATGGAGTTGCTGCAACAAGAGAAGATGAGCCACGTTGAAGAACTGAGACAAATTCATGCTGACATAAATGCT ATGGAGACAGTCATAAAGCAGACAGAGGAGAGCATGTCTCGCAAGCTGTCAAATGCATCTCGACTGCACGAGGACTATCGGCCGCTAAAGACCGAGGTGGATCTGCTCCGGCGACAATGCCTCGGCCTGGACCGGCTACCCGACCTGCACGAGGAGGAGGGCAGCCCGATAACGCCCGA CCGCTTCCCGGCgccggcggcgcgcgcgggcggcgcgggcggcgcgggcggcgcgggcgcgctcGCGGCGGCCGCCTTCCTGGCGCCGGCGCCGCGCaagccgccgccgccgccgcccgcgtTCAG ACAGCAGCCGCCGCCGATGAAGTCGTGCCTGTCGTGTCACCAGCAGATCCACCGCAACGCGCCCATCTGCCCGCTCTGCAAGGCTAAGAGTCGCTCCCGGAACCCCAAGAAGCCCAAGAAGAAATAG
- the LOC126772292 gene encoding zinc finger C4H2 domain-containing protein isoform X1, giving the protein MTAENEREIYHKLEAMKEIRNKTITLERLKRSILNEVRSGDQEGRCLAQYKREMELLQQEKMSHVEELRQIHADINAMETVIKQTEESMSRKLSNASRLHEDYRPLKTEVDLLRRQCLGLDRLPDLHEEEGSPITPDRFPAPAARAGGAGGAGGAGALAAAAFLAPAPRKPPPPPPAFRSALDRDFLTVSLRQQPPPMKSCLSCHQQIHRNAPICPLCKAKSRSRNPKKPKKK; this is encoded by the exons ATGACCGCAGAGAACGAAAGGGAAATATATCACAAATTAGAAGCAATGAAAGAGATCAG aaacaaaacaattactttAGAGCGTTTGAAGCGCAGCATTTTAAATGAAGTTCGTAGTGGTGACCAGGAAGGGCGCTGCCTCGCTCAATACAAAAGAGAAATGGAGTTGCTGCAACAAGAGAAGATGAGCCACGTTGAAGAACTGAGACAAATTCATGCTGACATAAATGCT ATGGAGACAGTCATAAAGCAGACAGAGGAGAGCATGTCTCGCAAGCTGTCAAATGCATCTCGACTGCACGAGGACTATCGGCCGCTAAAGACCGAGGTGGATCTGCTCCGGCGACAATGCCTCGGCCTGGACCGGCTACCCGACCTGCACGAGGAGGAGGGCAGCCCGATAACGCCCGA CCGCTTCCCGGCgccggcggcgcgcgcgggcggcgcgggcggcgcgggcggcgcgggcgcgctcGCGGCGGCCGCCTTCCTGGCGCCGGCGCCGCGCaagccgccgccgccgccgcccgcgtTCAGGTCTGCTCTCGACCGAGATTTCCTTACCGTCTCGCTGAG ACAGCAGCCGCCGCCGATGAAGTCGTGCCTGTCGTGTCACCAGCAGATCCACCGCAACGCGCCCATCTGCCCGCTCTGCAAGGCTAAGAGTCGCTCCCGGAACCCCAAGAAGCCCAAGAAGAAATAG